From the Actinomycetota bacterium genome, one window contains:
- a CDS encoding ABC transporter permease translates to MLAIAFQELRLARTNRLAMLLLVIFVGMVLLSGFIGWATHQTVTDVYNETVREGATSAPNPFSSQEPLELMKNTVIYVVLIGTLLAIVLGVQSGLADRKAGVIDMIFSRQLRGRQYVIGKLLGMQFLMAMIIACAGVISWAAILLISGRALDTAETLSLAGFLMLAWLFLLPFNCIGLACGSVGRRESGALLAPMLAWVILTFVMPQLGTAEHPVALLNPVAAQPTAPGSFFDINRTVLKPLSLTERFKDLSSSLLHLGGGGASPWLDLFMLAAAGLLGCLTALYMVKRDALRRPLYE, encoded by the coding sequence GTGTTGGCGATTGCTTTTCAGGAGCTTCGACTCGCTCGCACCAACCGTCTGGCGATGCTGCTGCTGGTGATATTCGTGGGAATGGTGCTGCTGTCGGGGTTCATAGGCTGGGCTACGCATCAAACGGTAACGGATGTCTACAACGAAACCGTGCGGGAAGGCGCAACCTCGGCGCCGAACCCCTTTTCCTCACAGGAACCCCTCGAGCTCATGAAGAATACCGTCATCTATGTCGTCCTGATCGGAACGCTTCTGGCGATCGTACTGGGAGTCCAGTCGGGACTTGCAGACCGCAAGGCCGGTGTCATCGACATGATCTTCTCCAGGCAGTTGAGGGGCAGACAATATGTGATTGGAAAGCTGTTGGGAATGCAATTTCTGATGGCTATGATAATCGCTTGTGCGGGGGTGATCAGCTGGGCGGCTATCCTGCTTATCAGTGGCAGGGCTCTGGACACCGCAGAGACGCTTTCACTGGCAGGGTTCCTGATGCTTGCTTGGCTGTTCCTGCTGCCGTTCAACTGCATCGGGCTGGCCTGTGGGTCGGTGGGCAGGCGCGAGTCTGGCGCTTTGCTTGCGCCCATGCTTGCCTGGGTCATTCTAACTTTCGTGATGCCACAACTGGGAACAGCCGAACACCCGGTCGCTCTGCTCAACCCGGTTGCGGCACAGCCGACGGCTCCGGGAAGCTTCTTCGATATCAACCGGACCGTCCTCAAGCCGCTTTCGTTGACAGAGCGTTTCAAGGACCTCAGCTCGTCACTCCTGCACCTGGGCGGTGGCGGGGCTTCGCCGTGGCTGGACCTGTTCATGCTGGCGGCGGCCGGCTTGCTTGGTTGTCTTACAGCGTTGTATATGGTGAAGCGAGATGCACTGAGAAGGCCGCTATATGAGTAG
- a CDS encoding ABC transporter ATP-binding protein, with the protein MNGDWEKKNGRPVIQTQKACKNYGEKRALIDLDLTIAEGEVFGLLGHNGAGKTTAVSIITTLLSPTSGTVEVCGFDTMRQGREVRSIIGYLPENVEFYDRLTLEENLSYFARLSGLSRPGGRIRDVLEFLEFTGHEKKRLETFSKGMRQRAGIAQAIMHMPRVLFLDEPTSGLDPQGVINLREIIISLNHELGMTIFMNTHSLSEVTKTCTSIGILRDGRLLYQDSLVDTMKAFPGENSLEDIYLRIDSGRR; encoded by the coding sequence ATGAATGGAGACTGGGAGAAAAAGAATGGAAGGCCTGTGATTCAAACACAAAAAGCCTGCAAGAACTATGGGGAGAAGCGGGCGTTGATCGATCTTGACCTGACGATCGCCGAAGGTGAGGTCTTCGGCCTGCTCGGCCACAACGGAGCCGGGAAGACCACGGCTGTAAGCATAATCACGACCCTGCTTAGTCCCACTAGTGGAACCGTCGAAGTATGCGGCTTCGACACAATGCGGCAGGGGAGGGAGGTGCGTAGCATCATCGGCTATCTTCCTGAGAATGTAGAGTTTTACGACCGGCTCACCCTCGAGGAGAACCTCTCCTACTTTGCCCGGCTGTCAGGGTTATCCAGGCCAGGAGGCCGGATCAGAGACGTGCTCGAATTCCTGGAGTTCACGGGGCACGAAAAGAAGAGGCTCGAGACTTTCAGCAAAGGGATGCGCCAGCGGGCAGGAATCGCCCAGGCTATCATGCACATGCCGAGGGTGTTGTTCCTGGACGAGCCGACGTCCGGCCTCGATCCCCAGGGTGTAATCAATCTGCGGGAGATCATCATCAGCCTTAATCACGAGCTGGGCATGACCATCTTCATGAACACTCATTCGCTCTCGGAAGTGACCAAGACCTGCACGAGTATCGGCATCCTTCGCGATGGGCGCCTGTTGTACCAGGATTCACTCGTTGACACAATGAAAGCCTTCCCCGGGGAGAATTCCCTCGAGGATATCTATCTTCGCATCGATTCCGGCCGCAGATGA
- a CDS encoding response regulator transcription factor produces MMRILVVEDVRRLAAYIKKGLEAQSYSVDCAYDGEEAEQRALAGDYDLLLLDLMLPKKDGLTVCRDLRKKGLSKPILMLTAKREVEDRIAGLDCGADDYLVKPFDFAELLARIRSLLRRPQERLSEPLEVKDITMDSSIRTVKRAGQVIKLSVKEYAVLDYLLRNKNMVLTRTQILNHCWDWNLETFSNVVDVYVRKLRRKLDPVDRERYIKTVRGVGYKIED; encoded by the coding sequence ATCATGAGGATACTTGTAGTCGAAGACGTAAGACGGCTTGCCGCCTATATCAAAAAGGGCCTCGAAGCCCAGAGCTACAGCGTGGATTGCGCCTACGACGGCGAAGAGGCAGAACAGCGCGCCCTGGCCGGCGATTACGACCTGCTGCTGCTCGATCTCATGCTTCCGAAGAAGGACGGCCTTACGGTCTGCCGGGATCTGCGAAAAAAGGGCCTGTCAAAGCCGATTCTGATGCTCACGGCGAAAAGGGAGGTCGAAGATCGGATCGCCGGCCTCGATTGCGGCGCTGACGATTACCTGGTCAAGCCGTTTGACTTCGCGGAACTCCTTGCACGCATCCGTTCCCTGTTGAGGCGCCCACAGGAAAGACTTTCGGAACCCCTTGAAGTGAAAGACATCACGATGGACAGCTCGATCCGCACGGTTAAAAGAGCCGGCCAGGTGATCAAGCTAAGCGTGAAGGAATATGCCGTCCTGGACTACCTTCTCAGGAACAAGAATATGGTGCTCACACGTACGCAGATCCTCAATCATTGCTGGGACTGGAACCTTGAAACTTTCAGCAACGTTGTTGACGTGTATGTAAGGAAACTGCGCCGGAAGCTCGATCCCGTCGATCGGGAACGGTATATAAAGACCGTCCGCGGGGTCGGATATAAAATCGAGGACTAA
- a CDS encoding HAMP domain-containing histidine kinase: protein MVVFSVGVFAFYNRNADADFEYQGEDNQQEAALQQQVADADRHRLLLALAVVDSGTLAVSMVLGWFLAGRTLAPIQEAMDRQKQFASDAAHELSTPLSVMKAGLETIEAGARPTLEDYRELKNDLLEETNRLVGLAGNLLFLSRSDSSSPAAVYSLLDVSAVCSSVLELLDSYACQKGVRLTGNIMPGLQIAGDESQIKRLVLNLLKNAVDYNTKEGEARLSLQASGGEVVMDIVDTGIGIDEQDLPHVFNRFFKADSARARSSSGNGLGLSIVKEIVAAHKGHIKIESRLGEGTRVVVTFNRR from the coding sequence GTGGTGGTCTTCAGCGTGGGCGTCTTTGCCTTCTATAACAGAAACGCGGATGCGGATTTCGAATATCAGGGAGAGGACAATCAGCAGGAGGCGGCGCTCCAGCAACAGGTGGCTGATGCAGACCGGCACCGGCTGCTGTTGGCTTTAGCCGTCGTCGACTCGGGCACTTTGGCGGTATCGATGGTGCTGGGATGGTTTCTGGCCGGCAGGACCCTCGCGCCGATCCAGGAGGCCATGGACAGGCAGAAGCAGTTTGCGTCCGACGCCGCGCATGAGCTGAGCACGCCGCTCTCAGTAATGAAGGCGGGGCTGGAGACCATTGAAGCGGGCGCAAGGCCGACTCTTGAGGATTACCGGGAACTGAAAAATGACCTGCTCGAGGAGACAAACCGCCTTGTCGGCCTGGCCGGCAATCTGCTCTTCCTGTCGCGCAGCGACTCATCCTCGCCAGCCGCGGTTTATTCGCTGTTGGACGTTTCCGCTGTTTGTTCCAGTGTGCTGGAGCTGCTAGACAGCTATGCCTGTCAGAAAGGTGTGCGCCTCACTGGCAATATCATGCCGGGCCTGCAAATAGCGGGTGATGAGAGCCAGATCAAACGGCTGGTGCTCAATCTGCTGAAAAACGCCGTGGATTACAATACGAAAGAAGGAGAAGCGCGGCTATCCCTCCAGGCATCGGGCGGCGAGGTGGTCATGGACATCGTTGACACCGGTATAGGAATAGACGAACAAGATCTGCCTCACGTATTCAACCGTTTTTTCAAGGCTGACTCTGCGAGGGCGAGATCGTCGAGCGGCAATGGACTGGGACTTTCCATCGTCAAGGAAATCGTGGCAGCGCACAAAGGCCATATCAAGATCGAAAGCCGGCTCGGTGAAGGAACCAGGGTCGTCGTTACATTTAATAGGCGCTAG
- the cooS gene encoding anaerobic carbon-monoxide dehydrogenase catalytic subunit: MTTVFDRYESQQPQCRQGLQGSCCVLCSNGPCRITAKSPFGVCGASPDLIVARNLLQKAAIGAAGNTYHAENAARTLLAAARGETGFSIRDVERLNAVASSLGISIDQPANTIAEEVASLIINEINKPDNETMTLTEAFAPAKRIDVWKELGIMPGGVNSEIRTALVKCMTSVNNDPVDMLLTAMKLSIANSYAGLSVINMLQDILMGAAGIGAGTVNLGILDEDSVNIVCHGHQPLLASIVAGMAGREEFVAMARQAGAQGIKVYGSMCEGQEMMQRPDSAFAGQLGNWLHQEFALGTGAIDLVMMDYNCSIPSLPEYAERFNTRLVTTDQAVRMTGVERLEHTPETADETARQILIRAIGAFGERGEVSIPEESMTTVAGFSTESVLGALGGDIQPLIDAIASGKIRGIAAVVGCTTASPETRGCNIIKLTEKLVANDILVVSGGCTSSTLQNAGFTGPESAVLAGDGLKAVCDALGVPPVLSFGSCTDIGRIADVTAAVAAKLDVDIPQLPVVVSAPEWLEQKAVADAFFSVTYGLLTHLSPVPPVTGSKLITGILTSDVEGLTGGRVLVEEDPEAAADALIEHIEKKRSELGLTS, encoded by the coding sequence ATGACCACGGTTTTTGACCGTTATGAGTCACAGCAGCCTCAATGCCGGCAGGGCCTTCAGGGGAGCTGCTGCGTCCTGTGTTCCAACGGCCCCTGCAGGATTACGGCCAAATCCCCGTTTGGCGTGTGTGGCGCTTCACCTGACCTGATCGTCGCTCGCAATCTACTGCAGAAGGCCGCTATCGGCGCGGCGGGCAATACATATCATGCTGAGAACGCCGCCAGAACGCTGCTGGCTGCGGCCCGGGGGGAGACCGGTTTCAGCATCCGGGACGTCGAGCGCCTGAATGCCGTGGCAAGCTCACTGGGAATCAGCATCGACCAGCCCGCCAACACAATAGCCGAAGAGGTTGCCAGTCTGATCATCAATGAGATCAACAAGCCCGACAACGAGACGATGACGCTGACGGAAGCTTTCGCGCCGGCAAAAAGGATTGATGTATGGAAAGAACTTGGTATCATGCCGGGCGGTGTGAACTCGGAGATCCGCACGGCTCTGGTCAAATGCATGACCAGCGTCAACAATGACCCCGTCGACATGCTATTGACCGCGATGAAACTGTCCATTGCAAACTCCTATGCGGGCCTGTCGGTCATCAATATGCTTCAGGATATCCTCATGGGCGCGGCCGGCATCGGCGCCGGCACGGTTAATCTCGGCATCCTGGATGAGGATTCAGTGAACATCGTCTGTCACGGCCACCAGCCGCTGCTGGCATCGATCGTAGCCGGAATGGCCGGGCGGGAGGAATTCGTAGCGATGGCCCGCCAGGCCGGAGCGCAGGGCATCAAGGTCTACGGCTCGATGTGTGAAGGCCAGGAGATGATGCAGCGGCCGGACAGCGCATTCGCGGGACAACTGGGCAACTGGCTGCATCAGGAGTTCGCGCTGGGAACCGGCGCCATCGATCTGGTGATGATGGACTATAATTGTTCCATACCGTCGCTGCCCGAGTACGCCGAGCGATTCAACACCAGGCTGGTCACGACCGATCAGGCGGTGCGCATGACCGGTGTGGAACGCCTCGAGCACACACCGGAAACAGCCGACGAGACCGCCCGGCAAATCCTTATACGCGCCATCGGGGCTTTTGGTGAGCGCGGCGAGGTCAGCATCCCCGAGGAAAGCATGACGACAGTGGCCGGGTTCTCGACCGAGTCGGTGCTGGGCGCCCTGGGCGGCGATATCCAGCCGCTAATCGACGCGATCGCTTCAGGCAAAATCAGGGGAATCGCGGCCGTGGTCGGTTGCACGACCGCCAGCCCCGAAACGCGCGGCTGCAATATCATCAAGCTCACGGAAAAACTGGTAGCCAATGATATCCTGGTCGTCAGTGGCGGGTGCACCAGCTCCACACTTCAAAACGCCGGTTTTACCGGACCCGAATCCGCTGTCCTGGCGGGCGATGGCCTCAAGGCGGTGTGCGATGCGCTGGGCGTGCCGCCGGTGCTGTCGTTTGGTTCCTGCACCGATATTGGCAGGATCGCCGATGTCACAGCCGCCGTCGCGGCGAAACTGGATGTTGATATACCTCAACTACCCGTGGTTGTCTCCGCGCCTGAATGGCTGGAGCAGAAAGCGGTCGCCGATGCCTTCTTCTCGGTCACCTACGGTCTGCTGACTCATCTGTCGCCGGTGCCGCCGGTAACGGGCAGCAAGCTGATCACCGGCATCCTTACTTCAGACGTCGAAGGCTTGACCGGTGGCAGGGTATTGGTGGAAGAAGACCCGGAGGCCGCCGCGGATGCCCTGATAGAGCATATAGAAAAGAAAAGAAGTGAGCTGGGCTTGACAAGCTGA
- a CDS encoding helix-turn-helix domain-containing protein, whose translation MNITSDEINRLLADPTRLKIYRSIIAAGGSPVTVAGIAAEFDLHPNVARLHLEKMAAGGLLESEIFKTASGGRPGRRYTIGSVVTSQYPPRDYQLLASIALSALVSGNKPDSVARRRGREEGKRAVEAAGLLSGNTNLEQKIASFGNLVDEQGLFANITRLDKEKLEVEVFNCVFRELSPGQKMVCSLHRNLIRGISESFFGKVRVDGKSGIAKGESSCHFLIRFLS comes from the coding sequence ATGAACATAACCAGCGACGAAATAAACAGGCTTCTGGCGGATCCGACGCGGTTGAAAATCTACCGGTCGATCATCGCTGCTGGCGGTAGCCCGGTAACCGTTGCCGGCATTGCCGCAGAGTTTGATTTGCATCCCAACGTTGCCCGGCTGCATCTGGAAAAAATGGCTGCCGGCGGACTGCTTGAATCCGAGATTTTCAAGACTGCCAGCGGTGGCCGGCCCGGTCGCCGCTATACAATCGGCTCGGTGGTGACCTCGCAATACCCACCCCGCGACTATCAGTTGCTCGCATCGATCGCGCTCAGCGCCCTGGTAAGCGGCAACAAGCCGGACAGTGTGGCCCGAAGGCGGGGCAGGGAGGAAGGAAAACGGGCTGTCGAGGCTGCTGGCCTGCTATCAGGCAATACCAACCTGGAGCAGAAAATCGCGAGTTTTGGGAACCTGGTGGATGAACAGGGCCTTTTTGCCAACATCACCCGCCTGGACAAGGAAAAACTGGAGGTCGAAGTCTTTAACTGCGTCTTCCGGGAACTGTCGCCCGGTCAGAAAATGGTCTGCAGTCTGCACCGCAACCTGATCCGCGGAATCAGTGAATCATTCTTCGGCAAGGTCCGTGTCGACGGCAAGTCAGGCATTGCCAAAGGAGAGAGCAGCTGCCATTTTCTGATCAGGTTTCTTTCCTGA
- a CDS encoding type II toxin-antitoxin system RelE/ParE family toxin, whose protein sequence is MELKWTSKALSDLVRLYEFLALVDIHAAAQAVQALSAAPQGLLTHPGIGEKLEEFEPREVRRILVGRYEMRYEIQASTIYVLRLWHTPRVEDTTRQ, encoded by the coding sequence ATGGAGCTCAAATGGACGAGTAAGGCCCTCTCCGACCTGGTAAGGCTTTATGAGTTTCTGGCTCTGGTGGACATTCATGCAGCAGCACAGGCGGTACAGGCCCTATCGGCGGCGCCTCAAGGTTTGCTGACACATCCGGGCATTGGTGAGAAATTGGAAGAGTTCGAGCCGCGTGAAGTTCGTCGGATTCTTGTGGGCCGCTATGAAATGCGATATGAGATTCAGGCCTCCACAATTTACGTGCTAAGGCTCTGGCATACTCCCAGAGTTGAAGATACCACCCGGCAATAA
- a CDS encoding Fic family protein produces the protein MTLQEKAMKWWAEKTKLHKYVVSSGETPDQRQRDYLRKRRLIFKVSRGCWILKKPEDEIEEAFPLLYWQSIEQILASHEWSLRGESALSVYVGDQAAQKRLTVKTKDKTNRSISLPLDFEIELRYDPHFDDRLIRKQDMAGRQIPVAVPELVLVDVNKLPLKEVSSFIAGTDFDRRMLAAIYATRPKPVIFKRLIELAREANRPDLATALKKIIEDYTHYQVVKKQKEETRFAPERPAVLSPPWVIRQEQQAKEFEDVLNKHLKSKIARIKKQPLSQLLKQAREHKNYDTYHSTSLEGYRITPEDVDVLLSGRAPKEEKGEGADHLEKLKNRMAIVGYSEAFDFILAGVKKDFEKPHMTEDFIKDTYSNLFKPSTDAGIVDYYSLTAYRNMPVYIRGTRYAPPSHEKLPELMANYVKLVGEIKNPVARAILAHYFFVTIHPYLDGNGRTGRLLMNYLLLSAGYSWVTIKNDQRGEYFEALAKARLDEGILPFGEFILLILKEASKSPEKKTS, from the coding sequence ATGACTCTGCAGGAAAAGGCCATGAAATGGTGGGCCGAAAAAACAAAGCTACATAAATACGTGGTTTCTTCGGGAGAGACCCCGGACCAAAGGCAACGTGATTATCTCAGAAAACGTAGGCTGATCTTCAAGGTGTCCCGAGGTTGCTGGATCCTTAAGAAGCCCGAAGATGAAATCGAGGAAGCGTTTCCGCTTCTTTACTGGCAGTCAATAGAACAAATCCTTGCGAGTCACGAATGGTCTCTACGGGGAGAATCAGCCCTTTCGGTATATGTCGGGGACCAGGCAGCTCAAAAACGCCTGACCGTGAAGACAAAAGATAAAACCAACCGATCAATTTCCCTGCCATTGGATTTTGAGATTGAGCTTAGGTACGATCCTCACTTCGATGATCGATTGATCAGGAAGCAGGATATGGCTGGGCGGCAGATTCCGGTCGCTGTTCCAGAACTGGTGCTGGTCGATGTCAATAAATTACCGCTGAAGGAAGTGAGCAGTTTTATTGCCGGCACTGATTTTGACCGCAGGATGCTAGCGGCGATATATGCCACCAGACCCAAACCGGTTATATTCAAACGGCTAATCGAGTTAGCCCGGGAGGCCAATAGACCGGACTTGGCAACAGCTCTGAAGAAAATAATTGAAGACTACACGCATTACCAGGTTGTCAAAAAACAAAAAGAAGAAACCAGGTTTGCGCCTGAAAGACCCGCCGTGTTGTCTCCACCATGGGTCATCAGGCAGGAGCAGCAGGCAAAAGAATTTGAAGACGTCTTAAACAAACACCTGAAGTCGAAGATTGCCCGGATAAAAAAGCAACCACTTAGTCAACTCTTAAAGCAAGCCAGAGAACACAAGAACTATGATACTTATCATTCCACATCCCTTGAGGGATACAGAATTACACCGGAAGACGTAGATGTGCTGCTTTCTGGTCGTGCTCCCAAGGAAGAAAAAGGCGAAGGTGCTGACCATCTTGAGAAGCTGAAGAACCGGATGGCGATCGTCGGATATTCAGAAGCATTCGATTTCATTTTGGCTGGGGTGAAGAAAGATTTCGAAAAACCCCACATGACTGAAGATTTCATAAAAGACACCTACTCCAATCTCTTTAAGCCTTCTACTGACGCAGGCATAGTCGACTACTACAGTCTGACTGCTTACCGAAATATGCCCGTTTATATCAGGGGAACGCGCTACGCGCCGCCTTCTCACGAAAAGCTGCCGGAACTGATGGCAAACTACGTCAAGCTTGTAGGTGAGATCAAAAATCCAGTCGCAAGGGCGATCCTGGCGCATTACTTCTTTGTCACCATTCATCCATATTTGGATGGTAACGGCAGGACGGGAAGACTGTTGATGAATTATCTCTTGCTTTCTGCCGGTTATTCATGGGTGACCATTAAGAACGATCAGCGAGGTGAATATTTTGAAGCATTGGCAAAGGCACGGCTAGACGAAGGGATCCTGCCTTTCGGGGAATTTATCTTGTTAATACTGAAAGAGGCAAGCAAGAGTCCTGAAAAGAAAACGTCATAG
- a CDS encoding OB-fold putative lipoprotein — MGDLNKYKKLLWSMGVAVLLAMILFTGCQSDEKSESAPASAATNTKAAATTAESTDVDMTAFIKEFDASETSALRKYKGEYVQLDGYVNKFKAASAAGTFAVIVATQEAGNDAADPYPGTAIECLFNKADIPMLTKGESVTVKGQVDDMAMDRISLKNCSVVK, encoded by the coding sequence ATGGGTGATCTCAACAAGTACAAGAAGTTACTTTGGAGCATGGGGGTTGCGGTGCTGTTAGCGATGATCCTGTTTACCGGCTGTCAATCTGATGAGAAGTCCGAGTCTGCACCGGCATCCGCAGCCACGAATACGAAGGCGGCAGCGACGACGGCAGAAAGTACGGACGTTGATATGACCGCTTTCATCAAGGAATTCGACGCCAGCGAGACATCCGCCCTGAGAAAGTACAAGGGTGAATATGTGCAGCTGGATGGCTATGTTAACAAGTTTAAGGCCGCCAGCGCCGCCGGGACCTTTGCCGTGATCGTCGCGACTCAGGAAGCCGGGAACGACGCAGCCGATCCCTACCCGGGCACCGCGATTGAATGCCTGTTCAATAAAGCCGACATACCGATGCTGACCAAGGGTGAGAGCGTGACGGTCAAGGGTCAGGTAGACGACATGGCCATGGACCGGATTTCGCTGAAGAATTGCAGCGTGGTCAAATAG
- a CDS encoding HigA family addiction module antitoxin: protein MVRIPTHREPTHPGEMLLEEFLVPMGISQRDLATAIHVPYQRVNEIVNQRRGVTPSTALRLARFFGMTEDFWMNLQIRWDLYKARRNEAKEIGSIRPLRTGT, encoded by the coding sequence ATGGTGAGGATCCCCACACATAGAGAGCCGACGCATCCCGGTGAAATGTTGCTGGAAGAATTCCTCGTGCCTATGGGTATCAGCCAAAGGGATCTGGCCACAGCCATCCATGTTCCCTATCAGCGCGTAAACGAGATAGTCAACCAGCGCCGGGGGGTGACTCCCAGTACCGCTCTGCGCCTCGCCAGGTTCTTTGGCATGACTGAGGATTTCTGGATGAATCTCCAGATTCGCTGGGATCTGTATAAAGCGAGGCGGAACGAGGCTAAAGAGATCGGGTCTATCCGACCGCTGCGTACAGGCACCTAG
- a CDS encoding type II toxin-antitoxin system RelE/ParE family toxin, with amino-acid sequence MIRSFKNRGTEDVFNGRNTKEARKLCPRLLWKIAVRKLDQLDSVRILPELKIPTGNKLEALTKDRRGQHGIHINDQYRVCFKWTESGPVGVEITDYH; translated from the coding sequence GTGATCCGGTCCTTCAAAAACAGGGGCACGGAAGACGTCTTTAACGGCAGGAACACGAAAGAGGCCCGAAAACTCTGTCCGAGGCTGCTCTGGAAAATTGCCGTGAGAAAGCTCGATCAGCTGGATTCGGTTCGGATTCTCCCAGAGTTGAAGATACCAACCGGAAATAAGCTTGAAGCTTTGACGAAAGACCGAAGAGGTCAGCACGGCATTCATATTAACGATCAGTACCGAGTCTGTTTCAAATGGACTGAATCGGGGCCGGTCGGCGTCGAAATAACAGATTATCATTGA
- a CDS encoding nucleotidyltransferase domain-containing protein — translation MLSTLITSKARVELITWFITHPAERFYYRQLIDILNASKQSIQNELARLESAGLLSSQKEGNIRFFWVNQDFILYPEIKSMILKTVGVGDELRKSLSKIGEIKSAFIYGSVANNREDARSDIDVMVIGDVTVVAVHEAIMKVEKHLGREVNYTIFSPGEWKKKMNNKTAFVRGVARGEKIFLIGTEDELRKSS, via the coding sequence ATGCTATCGACTCTAATCACATCCAAGGCTCGCGTAGAGCTAATCACCTGGTTTATTACTCATCCCGCTGAACGCTTCTATTACCGTCAGTTAATCGACATTCTGAACGCGAGCAAGCAATCGATTCAGAACGAATTGGCGCGACTGGAAAGCGCGGGCTTGCTTTCCAGCCAGAAAGAAGGAAACATACGCTTTTTCTGGGTCAATCAGGATTTCATCCTGTATCCGGAAATCAAAAGTATGATCCTTAAAACCGTCGGGGTCGGCGACGAGCTTCGGAAATCCCTTTCCAAGATCGGTGAAATTAAATCAGCGTTCATCTATGGATCGGTGGCAAACAACCGGGAGGATGCACGCTCTGACATCGATGTCATGGTGATCGGTGACGTCACGGTAGTCGCTGTCCATGAAGCCATCATGAAAGTCGAAAAGCATCTGGGACGGGAAGTCAACTACACGATTTTTAGCCCGGGCGAATGGAAGAAGAAGATGAATAACAAAACAGCATTCGTACGAGGCGTTGCCCGGGGTGAGAAAATATTCTTGATTGGAACCGAGGATGAGTTGCGGAAGAGTAGCTGA
- a CDS encoding type II toxin-antitoxin system RelE/ParE family toxin, with the protein MELKWTSKALSDLVRLNEFLTPVDIQAAAQTVQALSAASRGLLTHPRIGEKLEEFEPREVRRILVGRYEMRYEIQASIIYVLRLWHPREER; encoded by the coding sequence ATGGAGCTTAAATGGACGAGCAAGGCCCTCTCCGACTTGGTCAGGCTTAATGAGTTCCTGACTCCGGTGGACATTCAAGCAGCTGCTCAAACCGTACAGGCTCTATCTGCAGCGTCACGAGGTTTGCTGACACATCCGCGCATTGGTGAGAAACTGGAAGAGTTCGAGCCGCGCGAAGTTCGCCGTATTCTTGTGGGTCGCTATGAAATGCGATATGAGATTCAGGCTTCCATTATTTACGTGTTGAGGCTTTGGCACCCTCGGGAAGAGCGATAA
- a CDS encoding ribbon-helix-helix domain-containing protein, protein MKTKVLTAHVPLPLAEKVDRVAARLERSRGWVVKQALSAWIEQEEERSRLTREALADVDAGRVIEHQAVQAWADSLATEKPLKPPH, encoded by the coding sequence ATGAAAACCAAGGTGTTAACTGCTCATGTGCCGCTGCCGCTGGCAGAAAAGGTCGATCGGGTAGCAGCCCGTCTGGAGCGCTCGCGCGGCTGGGTTGTAAAGCAAGCCCTTTCCGCCTGGATTGAGCAGGAAGAAGAGCGAAGCAGACTAACGCGAGAGGCACTGGCCGATGTTGATGCCGGTCGTGTAATCGAGCATCAGGCTGTGCAGGCCTGGGCTGACAGCCTGGCTACTGAAAAGCCGCTTAAGCCCCCGCACTGA